In Monodelphis domestica isolate mMonDom1 chromosome 4, mMonDom1.pri, whole genome shotgun sequence, one DNA window encodes the following:
- the LOC100021628 gene encoding olfactory receptor 51G2-like: MAVFNASSIPSSIFYLTGIPGYEAIHHWISIPFCILYFIGIAGNCTILHAIRTDSSLHEPMYYFLAMLSFADMGMCLPTLASVLRVLWSISREIEFNTCVTQMFFIHSSSFMESAVLLAMAFDRYIAICHPLRYTTILTPQRIARIGIVAFLRSSLPVIPLMIRLIYFPFCHSHVLSHSYCLHQDIMRLACADTKFNSIYGLVVIALYWGLDSLGILVSYIFILRSVLSIASWEERLKALNTCASHICAVLILYVPMIGLSIVHRFAKHASPLVHVLMADIYLLVPPVLNPIIYSVKNKKIRRGIIHLFTPKRIHSTLR; this comes from the coding sequence ATGGCAGTTTTCAATGCCAGTAGCATCCCTTCCTCCATATTCTACCTTACTGGAATTCCTGGTTATGAGGCGATTCACCACTGGATCTCTATTCCCTTCTGTATCCTATACTTTATTGGAATAGCAGGTAACTGCACTATCCTTCATGCTATCCGAACCGACTCAAGCCTCCATGAACCCATGTACTATTTcttggccatgttgtcttttgcaGACATGGGCATGTGCCTTCCCACCCTTGCATCTGTCCTCCGAGTGTTGTGGTCCATTTCTAGGGAAATTGAATTCAATACTTGTGTGACCCAGATGTTTTTTATCCATTCCTCCTCCTTCATGGAATCAGCAGTACTCCTAGCAATGGCCTTTGATCGTTATATAGCCATCTGCCATCCCCTAAGGTATACCACCATCCTCACCCCACAACGTATTGCTAGAATTGGtatagttgcttttcttcggaGCTCCCTCCCTGTCATTCCATTGATGATCCGGCTGATATACTTCCCATTCTGCCATTCCCATGTCCTCTCTCATTCTTACTGCCTACATCAGGATATAATGCGCCTGGCTTGTGCAGATACCAAATTTAACTCTATCTATGGTTTGGTTGTGATTGCTCTATACTGGGGATTAGATTCTCTGGGCATCTTGGTGTCTTACATCTTCATCCTTCGCTCTGTGTTGAGCATTGCATCCTGGGAGGAGAGGCTGAAGGCCCTGAACACATGCGCCTCCCACATCTGTGCTGTTCTCATCCTCTACGTGCCCATGATTGGCCTTTCCATTGTCCACCGTTTTGCCAAGCATGCCTCTCCCCTTGTGCATGTCCTCATGGCTGACATATACCTACTAGTGCCTCCTGTTCTCAATCCCATCATCTACAGTgtgaaaaacaagaaaattcGTAGGGGGATCATTCACCTGTTCACCCCCAAGAGAATCCACTCCACTCTGAGGTAG
- the LOC100021655 gene encoding olfactory receptor 51L1-like codes for MADFNVSSSLSTTFYLTGIPGYEVAHHWISIPFCVLYLIGIIGNCTILHIVRTDPSLHEPMYYFLAMLSLTDMGMSLPTLVTLFRVLWSISREIEFNICVVQMFFIHTFSFTESAVLLAMAFDRYVAICNPLRYATILTPQRIAKIGVAAFLRSAFCMIPLLARLAYFPFCHSHVLSHSYCLHQDMIRLACADTKFNVIYGLVLITVLWGFDSLGILVSYIFILRSVLSIASREERLKALNTCASHICAVLILYVPMIGLSIVHRFAKDASPLVHILMAHIYLLVPPVLNPIIYSVKTKQIRRGVMRLLAPKRICSILE; via the coding sequence ATGGCTGACTTCAATGTCAGTAGTTCCCTATCCACCACATTTTATCTCACTGGAATCCCTGGCTATGAGGTAGCACATCATTGGATCTCCATCCCTTTCTGTGTCCTCTACCTTATTGGGATAATAGGCAACTGTACCATCCTTCATATTGTCCGGACTGACCCAAGCCTTCATGAACCCATGTACTATTTCTTGGCCATGCTGTCCCTCACTGATATGGGCATGTCCCTTCCCACTCTTGTAACTCTCTTTCGAGTTCTATGGTCCATTTCCAGGGAGATTGAATTCAACATTTGTGTAGTCCAGATGTTTTTCATTCATACTTTCTCCTTCACAGAATCAGCTGTGCTCCTAGCAATGGCTTTTGACCGCTATGTAGCCATTTGCAACCCATTGCGCTATGCCACTATCCTCACACCACAGCGCATTGCTAAGATTGGAGTGGCAGCTTTCCTTAGGAGTGCATTTTGCATGATTCCACTTTTGGCCCGCCTAgcatacttccctttctgccattCCCATGTCCTTTCTCACTCCTACTGCCTACATCAGGATATGATTCGCTTGGCTTGTGCTGATACCAAGTTTAATGTTATCTATGGGTTGGTTTTAATCACTGTACTATGGGGATTTGACTCCTTGGGCATCTTGGTGTCCTATATCTTTATTCTCCGTTCTGTGCTGAGCATTGCATCCCGGGAGGAGAGACTCAAAGCCCTCAACACATGTGCCTCCCACATCTGTGCTGTTCTCATTCTCTATGTGCCTATGATTGGCCTGTCCATTGTTCACCGTTTTGCAAAAGATGCTTCTCCTCTTGTTCATATTCTCATGGCCCATATCTACCTGCTGGTCCCCCCTGTGCTAAATCCTATCATTTACAGTGTGAAGACCAAGCAGATTCGCAGAGGGGTCATGCGTCTACTTGCCCCTAAAAGGATTTGTTCTATCCTCGAGTAG